Proteins co-encoded in one Sebastes umbrosus isolate fSebUmb1 chromosome 20, fSebUmb1.pri, whole genome shotgun sequence genomic window:
- the bms1 gene encoding ribosome biogenesis protein BMS1 homolog isoform X1, translated as MDGKVKEQKRHQQKHSGPKAERKKLKKQGGSTEEDARKRNPKAFAVQSAVRMAKTFHRSQDIKTKKHHIPHVDRTSLEPPPIVIVVVGPPKVGKSTLIRCLIKNFTRQKLGDICGPVTIVSGKKRRLTFMECNNDINTMIDLAKVADLVLMLIDASFGFEMETFEFLNICQVHGFPRIMGVLTHLDSFKNNKTLRKTKKNLKHRFWTEVYQGAKLFYLSGMVYGEYQTQEVKNLGRFISVMKFRPLVWQTSHPYVLVDRMEDLSDPERVRTDPKCDRTVSLYGYLRGSHLKNKGQVHIPGVGDFQVADVNFLPDPCALPGAQKKRALNEKERLLYAPMAGVGGVVYDKDAVYIDLPASHVNQQQEEVRPTTELVQSLIDTHATLDAKMAASKVSLFSGSATLESTDIEEEQSGETEGHREECVWDPNTQRERRKVVFTEEEEEEEKDEDDVSGSSDDDEDGDSEDSDQEEQEDEDDEDDEDNVSTFLKEARSKSDKTEKSAADAPPVKKPKLEEKKDEGAEVPVFADSEDDLEMSEKEEEEEDDSEEEGEAVKAGDSGHCSEEDEEESDDEEEEEESEDESGEEDGADDITMKKQTASESEEEEEEQGGLKWKEGLRQKASEAFLRQQQAAPNLRKLVYGSVVEADDSEDEDAELGGLFRVSRPQTSKKFQANAVDSSRFNRDTSHDWDLEEMLNSIRDCFVTGKWEEGQDAATLLKEDEELYGDFEDLETGEVHKGQTGQPDQAEQNSENDDDDDDNEESAVKLDDDEVQKKKRLEKKQRLKERFNADYDDGGDATYFDDLKEEMQKQAELNRAEFEDVDDETRVQYEGFRPGMYVRLEISSLPCEFVTNFDPHYPIILGGLASGEGNVGYLQMRLKKHRWYNRILKTRDPLILSLGWRRFQTIPLYHIEDHNGRHRLLKYTPQHMHCGASIWGPVTPQGTGFLAVQTVAGIKANFRIAATGVVLDLDKSVTVVKKLKLIGYPYKIFKNTSFVKGMFNTVLEVAKFEGASVRTVSGVRGQIKKALSTPPGAYRATFEDRLLMSDVVFLRSWYPVTVPQLYNPVTSMLLPVGQKDGWAGMRTLGQLKFDLGIRYKPIADSLYKPVVRAPRHFNRLHIPKELQKALPFKSKLKNQQPKGKTPRDLQRPSVIREPHEKKVAALIQALSTVHNYKKKKAHTLQHAKHKEFLQEKGKQEEAKLKRQKEARKKLYRVMGQTDQKKQRSSLKGASKDD; from the exons ATGGACGGGAAAGTGAAGGAACAGAAGCGGCATCAGCAGAAGCACAGCGGGCCGAAGGCGGAGAGGAAGAAGCTCAAGAAGCAGGGAGGCTCCACAGAAGAAGATGCGCGGAAACGCAATCCCAAAGCGTTCGCCGTTCAGTCGGCCGTACGCATGGCCAAGACGTTCCACAG GTCCCAGGACATAAAGACCAAAAAACATCACATCCCCCATGTAGACCGGACTTCCCTGGAACCTCCTCCGATTGTGATTGTTGTAGTTGGTCCACCCAAGGTGGGAAAAAGCACCCTGATCCGCTGCCTGATCAAAAACTTCACCCGACAGAAGCTGGGGGACATATGTGGACCTGTAACCATCGTCTCTG GAAAGAAGCGTCGCCTCACTTTCATGGAGTGTAACAATGACATTAATACGATGATCGACCTCGCAAAAGTAGCTGATCTG GTTTTGATGTTGATTGATGCCAGCTTCGGCTTCGAGATGGAGACGTTCGAGTTCCTCAACATCTGTCAGGTGCACGGCTTCCCTCGCATCATGGGCGTGCTGACTCACCTGGACTCGTTCAAGAACAACAAGACGCTGAGGAAGACCAAGAAGAACCTCAAACATCGCTTCTGGACCGAGGTCTATCAG GGGGCCAAGCTCTTCTACCTGTCTGGGATGGTGTACGGTGAATATCAGACTCAGGAGGTGAAGAACCTCGGCCGCTTCATCTCAGTCATGAAGTTCCGTCCTCTGGTGTGGCAGACCTCCCATCCTTATGTGCTGGTTGACCG TATGGAGGACTTAAGTGACCCTGAGAGGGTGAGGACAGACCCCAAGTGTGACCGCACAGTGTCGCTCTACGGCTACCTGCGAGGGtcacatttgaaaaacaaaggCCAGGTCCATATCCCAG GTGTCGGAGACTTTCAGGTGGCGGACGTGAACTTCCTGCCCGACCCGTGCGCCCTGCCAGGCGCTCAGAAGAAGAGAGCGCTGAACGAGAAGGAGCGTCTGCTCTACGCGCCCATGGCCGGCGTCGGCGGGGTCGTGTACGACAAAGACGCCGTGTATATCGACCTTCCCGCGAGCCACGTCAATcaacagcag GAGGAGGTGCGGCCGACCACGGAGCTGGTCCAGTCTCTCATCGACACACACGCCACCCTGGATGCCAAGATGGCTGCCAGTAAGGTGTCTCTGTTCAGCGGTTCTGCCACCCTGGAGTCCACAGACATCGAGGAGGAGCAGAGCGG aGAGACGGAGGGTCACAGGGAGGAGTGTGTCTGGGACCCTAAcacccagagagagaggaggaaggtggtcttcactgaggaggaggaggaggaggagaaggacgaGGATGATGTCAGCGGctccagtgatgatgatgaggacggTGACAGTGAAGACAGTgaccaggaggagcaggaagacgAGGACGACGAGGACGACGAGGACAACGTGTCCACATTTCTCAAAGAGGCAAGATCCAAATCAGACAAGACGGAAAAGAGCGCAGCAGACGCTCCGCCAGTGAAGAAACcaaaactggaggagaagaaggacgAGGGCGCCGAGGTGCCGGTGTTTGCCGACAGCGAAGACGACCTGGAGATGAgcgagaaagaggaggaggaggaggatgatagTGAAGAAGAGGGAGAGGCTGTGAAAGCAGGAGACTCTGGACACTGTTCTGAAGAGGACGAAGAAGAGAGTgacgatgaagaggaggaagaagagtctGAAGATGAATCGGGAGAAGAGGATGGTGCAGATGACATTACAATGAAGAAACAAACAGCGAGtgagagcgaggaggaggaagaagagcagg GGGGTCTGAAGTGGAAGGAGGGCCTGCGGCAGAAAGCATCAGAAGCGTTTCTACGGCAACAACAAGCTGCCCCCAATCTGAGAAAACTGGTTTATGGTTCAG ttgtaGAGGCGGATGATTCTGAGGATGAGGATGCAGAGCTGGGGGGGCTGTTTCGAGTCAGTCGCCCTCAGACGAGCAAAAAGTTCCAAGCAAATGCTGTGGACAGCTCCCGCTTCAACCGTGACACCTCCCACGACTGGGACTTAGAGGAG ATGCTGAACTCCATCAGGGACTGCTTTGTCACAGGGAAGTGGGAGGAGGGCCAAGATGCTGCCACTCTGCTGAAGGAGGACg AGGAGCTGTACGGCGACTTTGAGGATTTGGAAACAGGAGAAGTCCACAAGGGTCAAACTGGACAGCCGGATCAGGCGGAG CAGAACAGTGAGaacgatgacgatgatgacgatAATGAAGAAAGTGCGGTGAAGTTGGATGATGACGAGGTCCAGAAGAAGAAGCGTCTGGAGAAGAAACAAAGGCTGAAGGAGCGGTTCAATGCGGATTACGATGATGGAGGAGATGCCACTTACTTTGATGACCTGaaggaggagatgcagaagcAGGCTGAG CTGAACAGGGCAGAGTTCGAGGACGTGGACGACGAGACCAGAGTGCAGTACGAAGGCTTCCGACCAGGAATGTACGTCAGATTAGAAATCTCCTCTCTACCCTGCGAGTTCGTCACCAACTTCGATCCCCATTATCCCATCATCCTCGGAGGTCTGGCCTCCGGCGAGGGCAACGTAGGATACCTGCAG ATGCGACTGAAGAAACACCGCTGGTATAACCGCATCCTGAAGACACGGGACCCCCTCATCCTGTCGCTAGGCTGGCGGCGCTTCCAGACCATCCCCCTCTACCACATCGAGGATCACAACGGACGCCACCGCCTGCTCAAATACACGCCGCAGCACATGCACTGCGGCGCCTCCATCTGGG GTCCCGTCACACCACAGGGCACCGGCTTCCTGGCTGTACAGACAGTAGCAGGAATTAAA gcTAATTTCCGTATTGCTGCCACAGGAGTCGTCCTGGACCTGGATAAGTCTGTGACTGTAGTGAAGAAGCTCAAACTCATCGGTTACCCCTACAAGATCTTTAAGAACACCTCCTTCGTTAAG GGCATGTTCAACACAGTGCTGGAGGTAGCTAAGTTTGAAGGTGCTTCTGTACGAACCGtatcaggggtcagaggtcagatcaAGAAGGCGCTGTCTACACCACCAGGAGCTTACAGAGCCACGTTTGAGGACCGCCTGCTTATGAGTG acGTTGTGTTCCTGCGCTCCTGGTATCCGGTGACCGTTCCTCAGCTCTACAACCCCGTCACCTCTATGCTGCTGCCCGTCGGTCAGAAGGACGGCTGGGCGGGCATGAGGACCCTGGGGCAGCTCAAATTTGACCTGGGCATCCGCTACAAACCCATCGCAGACTCTCTGTACAAG CCGGTGGTCCGAGCCCCGAGGCATTTCAACCGCCTCCACATTCCCAAGGAGCTCCAGAAGGCCCTGCCCTTCAAGAGCAAACTCAAAAATCAGCAGCCCAAAGGAAAGACGCCCAGAGACCTCCAGAGGCCCAGCGTGATCAGAGAGCCCCATGAGAAGAAG GTAGCAGCCCTGATCCAAGCTCTGAGCACAGTCCACAactacaagaagaagaaagccCACACGTTGCAGCACGCCAAACACAAGGAGTTCCTGCAGGAGAAGGGGAAACAGGAGGAGGCCAAGCTGAAGAGACAGAAGGAGGCGCGTAAAAAACTGTATCGTGTCATGGGCCAGACGGACCAGAAGAAGCAAAGGTCCAGTCTGAAGGGGGCGTCCAAGGACGACTAA
- the bms1 gene encoding ribosome biogenesis protein BMS1 homolog isoform X2 yields the protein MDGKVKEQKRHQQKHSGPKAERKKLKKQGGSTEEDARKRNPKAFAVQSAVRMAKTFHRSQDIKTKKHHIPHVDRTSLEPPPIVIVVVGPPKVGKSTLIRCLIKNFTRQKLGDICGPVTIVSGKKRRLTFMECNNDINTMIDLAKVADLVLMLIDASFGFEMETFEFLNICQVHGFPRIMGVLTHLDSFKNNKTLRKTKKNLKHRFWTEVYQGAKLFYLSGMVYGEYQTQEVKNLGRFISVMKFRPLVWQTSHPYVLVDRMEDLSDPERVRTDPKCDRTVSLYGYLRGSHLKNKGQVHIPGVGDFQVADVNFLPDPCALPGAQKKRALNEKERLLYAPMAGVGGVVYDKDAVYIDLPASHVNQQQEEVRPTTELVQSLIDTHATLDAKMAASKVSLFSGSATLESTDIEEEQSGETEGHREECVWDPNTQRERRKVVFTEEEEEEEKDEDDVSGSSDDDEDGDSEDSDQEEQEDEDDEDDEDNVSTFLKEARSKSDKTEKSAADAPPVKKPKLEEKKDEGAEVPVFADSEDDLEMSEKEEEEEDDSEEEGEAVKAGDSGHCSEEDEEESDDEEEEEESEDESGEEDGADDITMKKQTASESEEEEEEQGGLKWKEGLRQKASEAFLRQQQAAPNLRKLVYGSVVEADDSEDEDAELGGLFRVSRPQTSKKFQANAVDSSRFNRDTSHDWDLEEMLNSIRDCFVTGKWEEGQDAATLLKEDEELYGDFEDLETGEVHKGQTGQPDQAENSENDDDDDDNEESAVKLDDDEVQKKKRLEKKQRLKERFNADYDDGGDATYFDDLKEEMQKQAELNRAEFEDVDDETRVQYEGFRPGMYVRLEISSLPCEFVTNFDPHYPIILGGLASGEGNVGYLQMRLKKHRWYNRILKTRDPLILSLGWRRFQTIPLYHIEDHNGRHRLLKYTPQHMHCGASIWGPVTPQGTGFLAVQTVAGIKANFRIAATGVVLDLDKSVTVVKKLKLIGYPYKIFKNTSFVKGMFNTVLEVAKFEGASVRTVSGVRGQIKKALSTPPGAYRATFEDRLLMSDVVFLRSWYPVTVPQLYNPVTSMLLPVGQKDGWAGMRTLGQLKFDLGIRYKPIADSLYKPVVRAPRHFNRLHIPKELQKALPFKSKLKNQQPKGKTPRDLQRPSVIREPHEKKVAALIQALSTVHNYKKKKAHTLQHAKHKEFLQEKGKQEEAKLKRQKEARKKLYRVMGQTDQKKQRSSLKGASKDD from the exons ATGGACGGGAAAGTGAAGGAACAGAAGCGGCATCAGCAGAAGCACAGCGGGCCGAAGGCGGAGAGGAAGAAGCTCAAGAAGCAGGGAGGCTCCACAGAAGAAGATGCGCGGAAACGCAATCCCAAAGCGTTCGCCGTTCAGTCGGCCGTACGCATGGCCAAGACGTTCCACAG GTCCCAGGACATAAAGACCAAAAAACATCACATCCCCCATGTAGACCGGACTTCCCTGGAACCTCCTCCGATTGTGATTGTTGTAGTTGGTCCACCCAAGGTGGGAAAAAGCACCCTGATCCGCTGCCTGATCAAAAACTTCACCCGACAGAAGCTGGGGGACATATGTGGACCTGTAACCATCGTCTCTG GAAAGAAGCGTCGCCTCACTTTCATGGAGTGTAACAATGACATTAATACGATGATCGACCTCGCAAAAGTAGCTGATCTG GTTTTGATGTTGATTGATGCCAGCTTCGGCTTCGAGATGGAGACGTTCGAGTTCCTCAACATCTGTCAGGTGCACGGCTTCCCTCGCATCATGGGCGTGCTGACTCACCTGGACTCGTTCAAGAACAACAAGACGCTGAGGAAGACCAAGAAGAACCTCAAACATCGCTTCTGGACCGAGGTCTATCAG GGGGCCAAGCTCTTCTACCTGTCTGGGATGGTGTACGGTGAATATCAGACTCAGGAGGTGAAGAACCTCGGCCGCTTCATCTCAGTCATGAAGTTCCGTCCTCTGGTGTGGCAGACCTCCCATCCTTATGTGCTGGTTGACCG TATGGAGGACTTAAGTGACCCTGAGAGGGTGAGGACAGACCCCAAGTGTGACCGCACAGTGTCGCTCTACGGCTACCTGCGAGGGtcacatttgaaaaacaaaggCCAGGTCCATATCCCAG GTGTCGGAGACTTTCAGGTGGCGGACGTGAACTTCCTGCCCGACCCGTGCGCCCTGCCAGGCGCTCAGAAGAAGAGAGCGCTGAACGAGAAGGAGCGTCTGCTCTACGCGCCCATGGCCGGCGTCGGCGGGGTCGTGTACGACAAAGACGCCGTGTATATCGACCTTCCCGCGAGCCACGTCAATcaacagcag GAGGAGGTGCGGCCGACCACGGAGCTGGTCCAGTCTCTCATCGACACACACGCCACCCTGGATGCCAAGATGGCTGCCAGTAAGGTGTCTCTGTTCAGCGGTTCTGCCACCCTGGAGTCCACAGACATCGAGGAGGAGCAGAGCGG aGAGACGGAGGGTCACAGGGAGGAGTGTGTCTGGGACCCTAAcacccagagagagaggaggaaggtggtcttcactgaggaggaggaggaggaggagaaggacgaGGATGATGTCAGCGGctccagtgatgatgatgaggacggTGACAGTGAAGACAGTgaccaggaggagcaggaagacgAGGACGACGAGGACGACGAGGACAACGTGTCCACATTTCTCAAAGAGGCAAGATCCAAATCAGACAAGACGGAAAAGAGCGCAGCAGACGCTCCGCCAGTGAAGAAACcaaaactggaggagaagaaggacgAGGGCGCCGAGGTGCCGGTGTTTGCCGACAGCGAAGACGACCTGGAGATGAgcgagaaagaggaggaggaggaggatgatagTGAAGAAGAGGGAGAGGCTGTGAAAGCAGGAGACTCTGGACACTGTTCTGAAGAGGACGAAGAAGAGAGTgacgatgaagaggaggaagaagagtctGAAGATGAATCGGGAGAAGAGGATGGTGCAGATGACATTACAATGAAGAAACAAACAGCGAGtgagagcgaggaggaggaagaagagcagg GGGGTCTGAAGTGGAAGGAGGGCCTGCGGCAGAAAGCATCAGAAGCGTTTCTACGGCAACAACAAGCTGCCCCCAATCTGAGAAAACTGGTTTATGGTTCAG ttgtaGAGGCGGATGATTCTGAGGATGAGGATGCAGAGCTGGGGGGGCTGTTTCGAGTCAGTCGCCCTCAGACGAGCAAAAAGTTCCAAGCAAATGCTGTGGACAGCTCCCGCTTCAACCGTGACACCTCCCACGACTGGGACTTAGAGGAG ATGCTGAACTCCATCAGGGACTGCTTTGTCACAGGGAAGTGGGAGGAGGGCCAAGATGCTGCCACTCTGCTGAAGGAGGACg AGGAGCTGTACGGCGACTTTGAGGATTTGGAAACAGGAGAAGTCCACAAGGGTCAAACTGGACAGCCGGATCAGGCGGAG AACAGTGAGaacgatgacgatgatgacgatAATGAAGAAAGTGCGGTGAAGTTGGATGATGACGAGGTCCAGAAGAAGAAGCGTCTGGAGAAGAAACAAAGGCTGAAGGAGCGGTTCAATGCGGATTACGATGATGGAGGAGATGCCACTTACTTTGATGACCTGaaggaggagatgcagaagcAGGCTGAG CTGAACAGGGCAGAGTTCGAGGACGTGGACGACGAGACCAGAGTGCAGTACGAAGGCTTCCGACCAGGAATGTACGTCAGATTAGAAATCTCCTCTCTACCCTGCGAGTTCGTCACCAACTTCGATCCCCATTATCCCATCATCCTCGGAGGTCTGGCCTCCGGCGAGGGCAACGTAGGATACCTGCAG ATGCGACTGAAGAAACACCGCTGGTATAACCGCATCCTGAAGACACGGGACCCCCTCATCCTGTCGCTAGGCTGGCGGCGCTTCCAGACCATCCCCCTCTACCACATCGAGGATCACAACGGACGCCACCGCCTGCTCAAATACACGCCGCAGCACATGCACTGCGGCGCCTCCATCTGGG GTCCCGTCACACCACAGGGCACCGGCTTCCTGGCTGTACAGACAGTAGCAGGAATTAAA gcTAATTTCCGTATTGCTGCCACAGGAGTCGTCCTGGACCTGGATAAGTCTGTGACTGTAGTGAAGAAGCTCAAACTCATCGGTTACCCCTACAAGATCTTTAAGAACACCTCCTTCGTTAAG GGCATGTTCAACACAGTGCTGGAGGTAGCTAAGTTTGAAGGTGCTTCTGTACGAACCGtatcaggggtcagaggtcagatcaAGAAGGCGCTGTCTACACCACCAGGAGCTTACAGAGCCACGTTTGAGGACCGCCTGCTTATGAGTG acGTTGTGTTCCTGCGCTCCTGGTATCCGGTGACCGTTCCTCAGCTCTACAACCCCGTCACCTCTATGCTGCTGCCCGTCGGTCAGAAGGACGGCTGGGCGGGCATGAGGACCCTGGGGCAGCTCAAATTTGACCTGGGCATCCGCTACAAACCCATCGCAGACTCTCTGTACAAG CCGGTGGTCCGAGCCCCGAGGCATTTCAACCGCCTCCACATTCCCAAGGAGCTCCAGAAGGCCCTGCCCTTCAAGAGCAAACTCAAAAATCAGCAGCCCAAAGGAAAGACGCCCAGAGACCTCCAGAGGCCCAGCGTGATCAGAGAGCCCCATGAGAAGAAG GTAGCAGCCCTGATCCAAGCTCTGAGCACAGTCCACAactacaagaagaagaaagccCACACGTTGCAGCACGCCAAACACAAGGAGTTCCTGCAGGAGAAGGGGAAACAGGAGGAGGCCAAGCTGAAGAGACAGAAGGAGGCGCGTAAAAAACTGTATCGTGTCATGGGCCAGACGGACCAGAAGAAGCAAAGGTCCAGTCTGAAGGGGGCGTCCAAGGACGACTAA